TTGACAAGCACGGCCCGGTGCAAGTGGCGCGTGATCATTATCATTTGGAACATGCGGATCATACGCCGTTCTTCTGGCTGTCGGATAATGCGGGCCGCGGCGCTTTGGAGTCCACGACGAAGCAATGGGAATTTTATGCGCTGGTGCGCGCGAAAGAAAATTTTACGGCGGCAAGATGGATTGCAGCGACGGGGACTGACCGCGAGCAGCGCACGGCCTGGAATGGAGACCAGATCAACGTGGAATTCTTCAAGGCTCTCGATGCGAAAGTTTCGGCTTTGAATCGTGACGGCCTTTTGGATGTCATCGTTCCTTTCAGTTTGATTGGAATGACGAACAGCGGGTTCGCGGCACCTTCGGATGAGCAGGCGATTTTGTTGTTGCGATACATGGTCGCACGTTGGGGTGCGAATGATGTGGCGTGGTTTTTGCCGGGTGATGACGGAAGTATCGCGCGCTGGAAAAAAATCGGGCACGCCGTCTTTGTGAATACGTCGCATGCGCCGGTGATTCTAGATGCAACGGAAGATTACATGACGCTGGAGATGTTTCGCAATGAGCACTGGGTGGATGTTTTTGGGTATCACTATGGCCGTGAGTTCACGAACGATTTGGGCAAGTGGCTGGTCACGGGTTCGATAACCAACGACTGGAAAAAATATCCGCCACGCCCGTATATCAATATTTCTTCCGCGTACGAAAATGAAGAAGACGGCGTCGGACATCCGCGCGTCAACGCGGCGACCTTGCGCCATATCGCGGGCGAAAGTTTGCTCGCGACGCCGACGGCGGGAATCGGTTACGGCGCGCATGGCGTTTGGAATTGGGACACGACGACGAACATGGATTCCAATGGCGGGCGGGCGCTAGCGAATTGGCAAATCGCCTTGTATCTGCCGGGAGCGAAACAGTTGGGCACATGGTCGAAATTTTTCCAGACCTTCGATTTTGGGCGGTTGCGTCCCGCGCCAGAATTGGTCGTGAACCAGCCTGGTTCGCAATCGCCGGGCAAATATATTGCCGCTGCGGAAACGGAATTTGAAGACATGGCGTTGCTGTATCTGCCGGAAGGCGGCGACGTAGAAGTGAATATAAAATCGTTGCCGAAAACTTTGACGGGAACCTGGGCAAATGGAAGCACGGGCGAAACAATACCGGTTTCCATTTCGACCGACAGCGGCACGGCAAAACTTTCTGCGCCGGGAGCGGGCGATTGGTTCTTGCTGATTCAAGCGGCGAAAAAATAATCCGCATGGACATTCAAGTTCGGGATCGGTCGGGGAGCAAACACGATATTCTGGCATTGGGCGAATGCATGGTGCGGCTCGCGCCGCCGGGCCACGGACGGCTGGAATTCGCGAGGACGCTTGAAGTGGATGTCGGCGGCGGAGAATTCAACGTGGCCTACGCCTGCGCGCGTCTGGGTTTGCGCGGCGGGTTCGTGAGCAAGCTGCCGGACAATCCGGTGGCGAAAATCATTTTGAATCATGCACGCGCGGTGGGCATGGATGTCTCGCATGTGCTTCTGGAAAAATTCGACGGCGTGGGCCGCAAGGGACGCGTGGGGCTCAATTTTACCGAAGTCGGCACGGGGGTGCGCGCGAGCGTGACGATGTATGACCGCGGGCATTCCTCGATCAGCTACATGAAGCCGGAGGAAATGGATTGGAAAAAGATTTTCTCCGAGGAAGGCGTGCGGTGGCTACACACGGGTGGAATTTTATCGGCGCTTTCGGCGAACAGCGCGGCGGTGGTGAAGACGGCGGCGCAAGCGGCGCGCGCGGCGGGAACCATCGTGAGCTATGACTTGAATTTTCGCAGCAAACTTTGGAGCAGCGAACAGGCGATTGCGACGACGCGCGATATCGTTCCGCATCTCGACGTGCTTATCGGCAATGAGGAGGATTTCCAGAAAGTTCTCGGCTTCGAGGTCGAAGGGACGAACGCGAATTTGTCGGAATTGCCGGTGGAGGCTTACAAGCGGATGGTGGAAAAAGTCGTGAAGACGTATCCGAACATCAAGGCAGTTTGCACGACGCTGCGCGAAGTGAAGAGCGGGCTCATCAATCACTGGGGCGGGATACTTTGGCATGGGGGAAAATTTTACGAGGCGCGGCAGTTTCGCGATTTGGAAATTGAGGATCGCGTCGGTGGCGGCGATGGTTTTTCCAGCGGGATAGCATATGGTTTTCTCACCGGAATGAAGCCGCAGGACATTGTGGATTTTGGCGCGGCGCATGGGGCGTTGTTGCAGACGACGCGCGGGGACACTTCGCAAGTGACGCTTGACGAAGTCATGCATGTGATGAAGGGTGGCAGCGCGCGCATTCAGCGCTGAGCTTTCAGGATGCTCAAGGAATTTTACCGGTCTTTCAGGCCGGGGTGATCTTTCCCAGAATAACGGAACGGCGCGCGCCGGTCGCGGACGGGACATTCGAAGGTTGCCCCTGCAAAGTTTCATGAGCGAGGATCGCGAATGCCATTGCTTCTTTGCCTGCGTTCGAGCCGCCGATGTCTTCCTGGGTCAGCAAGGTCGCGGGCGCGATTTTTTCGGCAAGCATTTTTCGCAAGGTTGAATTTTTTGCGCCGCCGCCGCCGAGGATAACTTGCAATTCTTTCTGCCCGCCCGGTCGAAGTTTTGGAAAAACAAAGCGTTGATAGGCGTCGTAAATCGTCGCCGTGGTAAAACCAGTTGCGGTGGCGACAATATCGGCGTCGGACAAGCGCAAGCGGCGCGCCGAACGAAACAGTTGTTGAACGAATGGCTCGCCGAATTCTTCGCGGCCCGTGGTTTTTGGTGGAGTGCGGTGTAGAAACGGATGTTGCAATAATTCGTGCAGCAACGACGGGTGAACTTTGCCGCGTGAGCCCCAGCGACCGTTTGTGTCGAATCGCTGCTGGCCATTGCTTAGCTTTGCGACGACGGCATCCATAACCATATTGCCCGGGCCGGTGTCGAAGGCTATCACTTGATCGAGCTTCGCGCGTGGCGGAAGAAAGGTGAGATTCCCGATGCCGCCGATATTTTGCAGGATGCG
The Verrucomicrobiia bacterium DNA segment above includes these coding regions:
- a CDS encoding DUF4038 domain-containing protein; the encoded protein is MKRDSISMCSRTWLGVLLLSTSWLLVPLAASAGLFDKPVLVASKWGVFEQAFKSSNTYTNPLAEANLAVTFTSPLGDKHVVWAFWDGGRTWRVRFSPDFPGVWKFTTRCSDPSNDGLDNVTGDFVCSASTDESVFDKHGPVQVARDHYHLEHADHTPFFWLSDNAGRGALESTTKQWEFYALVRAKENFTAARWIAATGTDREQRTAWNGDQINVEFFKALDAKVSALNRDGLLDVIVPFSLIGMTNSGFAAPSDEQAILLLRYMVARWGANDVAWFLPGDDGSIARWKKIGHAVFVNTSHAPVILDATEDYMTLEMFRNEHWVDVFGYHYGREFTNDLGKWLVTGSITNDWKKYPPRPYINISSAYENEEDGVGHPRVNAATLRHIAGESLLATPTAGIGYGAHGVWNWDTTTNMDSNGGRALANWQIALYLPGAKQLGTWSKFFQTFDFGRLRPAPELVVNQPGSQSPGKYIAAAETEFEDMALLYLPEGGDVEVNIKSLPKTLTGTWANGSTGETIPVSISTDSGTAKLSAPGAGDWFLLIQAAKK
- a CDS encoding sugar kinase; translation: MDIQVRDRSGSKHDILALGECMVRLAPPGHGRLEFARTLEVDVGGGEFNVAYACARLGLRGGFVSKLPDNPVAKIILNHARAVGMDVSHVLLEKFDGVGRKGRVGLNFTEVGTGVRASVTMYDRGHSSISYMKPEEMDWKKIFSEEGVRWLHTGGILSALSANSAAVVKTAAQAARAAGTIVSYDLNFRSKLWSSEQAIATTRDIVPHLDVLIGNEEDFQKVLGFEVEGTNANLSELPVEAYKRMVEKVVKTYPNIKAVCTTLREVKSGLINHWGGILWHGGKFYEARQFRDLEIEDRVGGGDGFSSGIAYGFLTGMKPQDIVDFGAAHGALLQTTRGDTSQVTLDEVMHVMKGGSARIQR
- a CDS encoding anhydro-N-acetylmuramic acid kinase; protein product: MRNQSARSHFIIGLMSGTSTDGIDAVVAKISGTGRELRAQLIAHRQQTFAPALRQHILHVCLHGNVAEICELNFFLGEHFARAALAVIKQAKLKPRDIAAIGSHGQTIHHLPNAAHPSTLQIGEAAVIAELTGILTVADFRVRDMAAGGQGAPLVTYVDWALQTHEARPRILQNIGGIGNLTFLPPRAKLDQVIAFDTGPGNMVMDAVVAKLSNGQQRFDTNGRWGSRGKVHPSLLHELLQHPFLHRTPPKTTGREEFGEPFVQQLFRSARRLRLSDADIVATATGFTTATIYDAYQRFVFPKLRPGGQKELQVILGGGGAKNSTLRKMLAEKIAPATLLTQEDIGGSNAGKEAMAFAILAHETLQGQPSNVPSATGARRSVILGKITPA